One Bombus pyrosoma isolate SC7728 linkage group LG9, ASM1482585v1, whole genome shotgun sequence genomic window carries:
- the LOC122570785 gene encoding hydrocephalus-inducing protein homolog isoform X2 gives MRNRGDYEVKYVITVQDKEKLAKLNLPANFKKKLEIEPTTGTVPPNQEKTVEMIFKPKTELTLKEAPILKCHLVDTHKETTVIAEIPLNVSLVAYYTRYVLRYLENSWILKIPWNSPLNYDRFRINPYPVVNFGALAICTEKTMYLNIENIGKFPLHYSIRLLHKHPSVMYMTKALPKEFPKKSTSLAEKRTTSKKGKKSARSVKTETKINSEPDRLTIGPITIMKTEGTVDVGQTDSIAISCYPEFVGSQEEQIIIVVDNSIPEDREGKTVTLSMNSFMPTIDFQDLDSTFQENRVVDRIQDFDCPKDIGAHTVFARQEKSLYFRYINVLSTHVTCFKLYNRGVVAANVEIRLMEESLMPNSAKSNTFIVEPTNDQIPPMSHKVFTVSFTPHIIETFQETFRAAVVLPSHLEADQLFIKLIGESCVPEVAITEPVHGARERPTLNFPRTLIDESSYRYLALENIGFIKAKVIVKIDEDLNNVFLFSACTDTQHLLQIWEDYCDEPRDRCIVIRLAPGNVARFKVIFSPTEIGKHHGKIRLHVIDNPYENMSTNLEGECYVEPIVLDGLQLEENKRKVVTGNHKIRRVSSKQNSLVSASSNSMHSASLTYILDYGLCFVSKMYKKTFKIANKSTDRWFRFQWSAHPHVVFEPSIGHIKYLTCKEIVVTFLAPEPANYENIRIECLICEILVEYSEHELVGWDDRQTEVRWERIHHDLMDRISNINLLLKKIVEPTIEAKHEILAGTNRSIDLLLNAIVAFSECSCTVQEICFNDTLMFQTREYKFFLSNPGIVDTVFAWKINMDEQYPKRYIGDSSNVTSRPKTAEETRSQYSRSSRGIFSATSELDRRNFGQDESSAEVNTNILSRRCMSFVSDSVDMKDASSTKQSDLFSSTAGLSGRTTDSWLEGDDLPFVIYPETGTISPGQSVECTLKFSPKDVFYYKAYLTCNIENQESKQPNLIIPIVARSLLPYCHFDVQDSDYVTSGRRDPSLPGPLGYEIDDPTLWQNIRVIEFKVVGVAGTHVKKFHLINPTVDDYYFSWTNRSPLGPNEISNFHCAVTEGVAERGKRTDLAFTFLAENVGVFESFWLFSIDRYNLECLFLLVGIVTEPSVYCLTIHVKLKPTILGFNVRDSLKILNNEDFHIPFSVLEESLYSEGKFQKLSVTPMTGTLISKSEQHFWVEYHPTQVGEFHFSIQCAVKLMKNPLTMFVTASVYDIVSSVSYCKLNGEIVRASESKENVIDLGKIMPEVPISLKFDITNACKVAFYYAWELGMTPEISCRNAYSVTTSQKQGHVTSEDRSACYLILTTYQKVTIKDHCVLLKISNGPTYKFTLKATSRRPAIEFSFNRYDFGPCYIQQHNAISYYAELRVTNSDDVAFIIECKFEEQPHLSIDLNSISEALAARSTITIPIVFRPLKEIKYHECLVFTINSANEKRITIIGEGIGYKVRLVNPRDKSIDLGNVPARKSVVRKIPVINEGLAPLDLRFGIMKYLNGYDEYRESQRYCDPSDDESEMAQASIMETKRSWTMDQRFATGEPKLLDVLKIEPSSSVVLKPNKRVNVLVTFKSPSRMRSFEIKVAFQSSSMILPLFSVRGSCVGAEFRLNRNHIPFGTVVQDCTEESKVILTNTGDLGSRFKWNTSKLPKDFQITPMSGYCSAGMDVSFTVKFQPPEQRNLIEGEAVMEIEKYQSLKVKISGACCKLPDPIETIAFECLVRGRQTRSVVITNGSNHTWKLKVEVTGDYFSVDETLQVPSQQSAPCIVTYSPLVMNSENTLHMGTLVLKSQDENLYLLYFLRGRSLPPEVTEKISRQFPAKTRYTELLPVHNWLNTQQRFKCKIELLTNDDTQLQIPLYSFVGNERIDVPPNSQRDYRAVFYCYEKWNFYFKVTFTNVEKEYQFYEIEYEVTEPEVIESIKLATPARSQICYALKLENPLERETIKFTAECLHPFVTVTKVSKIVQPLSHEYITIIYHPTMPFITDVVMLNVDSEKLGRFPYELRLKASPAPPEKTTRVNAALGSNYAFSLPVKNFTRENAIFLIHVDSECFACPKNIRVSELSEGIIDVIYEPYDVENAAATLIASSDTAGEFIFPLIGSCTLPKPMGPYVITRSSPAFISFKNVFREAKTFDFIVDVAEIFTVNTASTTLDSKQSIDVKVGIRENELEEEDFTEEKYPVTGKLMAYCTDHAFSHINWVYYLRAVFE, from the exons ATGAGAAATCGCGGTGACTACGAGGTGAAATACGT AATTACCGTGCAAGACAAGGAGAAATTGGCGAAATTAAACTTACCTGCTAATTTCAAGAAGAAGCTGGAAATCGAACCAACCACTGGAACTGTTCCACCAAATCAGGAGAAAACTGTAGaa ATGATATTCAAACCGAAGACCGAGCTGACGCTTAAGGAAGCCCCGATATTAAAATGTCATTTGGTTGACACGCATAAAGAAACTACTGTAATCGCCGAGATTCCTCTCAACGTTTCTCTTGTTGCATATTACACTAGGTATGTTCTTCGATATCTTGAAAATTCTTGGATATTGAAGATTCCATGGAATTCCCCTTTGAATTACGACAGATTTCGTATCAATCCATATCCTGTGGTAAACTTTGGAGCGTTGGCCATATGCACCGAGAAAACCATGTACCTCAATATCGAGAACATCGGAAAATTTCCGTTACACTATTCTATTCGACTATTGCACAAACATCCTTCTGTCATGTACATGACCAAAGCGTTGCCAAAAGAATTTCCCAAGAAGTCGACGAGTCTGGCGGAAAAAAGAACCACGtcgaagaaagggaagaaatcTGCCAGAAGCGTCAAGACCGAGACCAA AATCAATTCGGAGCCAGACAGGTTGACAATAGGGCCAATTACGATAATGAAAACAGAGGGCACTGTAGACGTTGGTCAAACGGACAGCATCGCCATCAGCTGTTACCCAGAATTCGTGGGTTCCCAAGAGGAACAGATTATTATTGTGGTGGACAATAGCATTCCCGAAGACAGAGAAGGGAAAACAGTCACGTTATCCATGAACTCGTTCATGCCCACTATCGATTTCCAGGACCTCGACTCGacgtttcaagaaaatcgCGTGGTTGATAGAATTCAAGACTTCGACTGTCCCAAAGAT atTGGGGCGCACACTGTGTTTGCTCGTCAAGAGAAATCCCTCTATTTCCGGTATATCAACGTGCTGAGCACTCACGTAACTTGTTTCAAATTGTATAACCGTGGCGTAGTTGCTGCGAACGTAGAAATTCGCTTGATGGAAGAATCTTTGATGCCAAATTCAGCAAAATCTAACACGTTTATCGTAGAACCGACGAACGACCAGATTCCTCCTATGAGTCACAAAGTGTTCACAGTGTCTTTTACCCCGCACATCATAGAG ACGTTTCAAGAAACGTTTCGAGCAGCCGTGGTTTTGCCTTCGCATCTCGAAGCAGACCAGCTATTCATCAAACTGATAGGAGAATCTTGCGTGCCGGAAGTGGCGATTACAGAGCCAGTGCATGGAGCACGGGAAAGACCTACTTTGAACTTTCCTCGTACATTGATCGACGAGAGCAGTTACAGATATCTCGCTTTGGAAAACATCGGATTCATTAAGGCGAAAGTCATCGTGAAGATCGACGAGGATTTGAATAACGTGTTCCTCTTTTCCGCTTGCACGGATACGCAGCATTTACTGCAAATTTGGGAGGATTACTGCGATG AGCCACGCGATCGATGTATCGTAATTCGTTTGGCACCCGGAAATGTAGCTCGTTTCAAAGTAATCTTCTCTCCGACTGAAATCGGGAAACATCATGGAAAAATTCGTTTGCACGTGATCGATAATCCGTACGAGAATATGTCGACTAATTTGGAAGGCGAGTGTTACGTCGAGCCGATCGTTCTGGACGGCTTACAACTCGAGGAGAATAAACGTAAAGTCGTGACCGGAAATCACAAGATCCGGAGAGTTTCATCCAAGCAGAATTCATTGGTTTCAG CTTCGAGCAACTCGATGCACTCTGCGTCTCTGACCTACATTCTCGACTACGGACTTTGTTTCGTTAgcaaaatgtacaaaaagaCATTCAAGATTGCCAATAAATCCACGGATCGATGGTTTCGTTTCCAATGGAGTGCACATCCGCACGTTGTGTTCGAGCCATCTATTGGACATATCAAGTATCTCACGTGCAAAGAAATCGTTGTTACTTTCCTGGCACCTGAACCTGCGAATTACGAGAAC ATTCGCATCGAGTGTTTGATATGCGAAATTCTGGTAGAATATTCAGAACACGAGTTAGTAGGTTGGGACGATAGACAGACGGAGGTGCGTTGGGAGCGGATACATCATGATCTGATGGATCGAATAAGCAACATAAACTTGTTACTGAAGAAAATCGTGGAACCAACCATCGAGGCAAAGCACGAAATTTTGGCTGGAACGAACAGATCGATTGATCTCCTATTAAACGCCATTGTTGCATTTTCGGAATGTTCGTGCACTGTTCAAGAAATTTGCTTCAATGATACGCTGATGTTTCAG ACCAGGGAGTACAAATTCTTCCTATCGAATCCAGGGATCGTAGATACGGTGTTCGCCTGGAAGATAAACATGGACGAACAGTATCCGAAGAGGTACATAGGAGACAGTTCGAACGTGACTTCCAGACCGAAAACCGCGGAGGAAACCCGCTCCCAGTATTCGAGATCATCTAGGGGAATCTTCTCCGCAACAAGTGAACTCGATCGCAGAAATTTCGGGCAGGATGAATCGAGCGCTGAGGTCAACACGAATATTTTGTCACGACGATGCATGTCATTCGTTTCCG ATAGCGTCGATATGAAAGATGCTTCAAGCACGAAACAATCGGATCTGTTCAGCAGTACCGCAGGATTATCGGGAAGAACCACCGACAGTTGGTTAGAAGGCGACGATCTGCCTTTCGTAATTTATCCCGAGACTGGAACGATATCACCCGGACAATCTGTGGaatgtacattaaaattttcacccaaggatgtattttattacaagGCATACCTTACGTGCAA CATAGAAAATCAGGAATCGAAGCAACCGAATCTGATAATTCCCATCGTAGCAAGAAGTTTGCTGCCTTATTGTCACTTCGACGTACAGGATAGCGACTACGTAACCAGTGGAAGACGAGACCCATCGCTACCTGGTCCCTTGGGATATGAAATAGACGATCCCACTTTGTGGCAGAACATCAGGGTAATCGAATTTAAAGTGGTTGGCGTGGCCGGAACTCATGTGAA AAAATTCCACCTGATCAACCCCACTGTAGACGATTATTATTTCTCGTGGACGAATCGATCGCCTCTTGGACCAAACGAgatatcgaattttcattgCGCGGTGACCGAGGGTGTTGCCGAACGTGGAAAACGTACCGACCTAGCTTTCACATTTTTGGCAGAGAACGTCGGCGTCTTCGAATCATTCTGGCTCTTTTCCATCGATAGATACAATCTGGAGTGCCTTTTCCTGCTTGTCGGCATCGTAACCGAACCGTCGGTGTACTGCCTCACGATTCACGTGAAACTCAAGCCAACGATCTTAG GATTCAACGTGAgagattcgttgaaaatattgaacaacGAGGATTTTCATATACCGTTTAGCGTGTTAGAGGAATCTCTTTATTCCGAGGGTAAATTTCAAAAGCTTAGCGTAACGCCGATGACTGGAACTCTGATCTCGAAGAGCGAGCAACATTTCTG GGTCGAGTATCATCCAACCCAGGTCGGTGAATTCCACTTTTCCATTCAATGCGCCGTGAAGCTGATGAAAAATCCCCTTACCATGTTCGTGACCGCCTCCGTTTACGATATCGTGTCCTCGGTTTCGTATTGCAAGCTCAACGGCGAAATCGTGCGAGCTTCCGAGAGTAAGGAGAACGTCATCGACCTGGGCAAG ATAATGCCCGAAGTGCCGATTAGTCTCAAGTTCGACATAACGAATGCGTGTAAAGTAGCGTTCTACTACGCTTGGGAGCTCGGTATGACGCCAGAAATTTCCTGCAGAAACGCGTATAGCGTGACCACGTCTCAGAAGCAGGGCCATGTGACCAGCGAGGATCGATCCGCCTGTTATCTGATCCTGACAACGTATCAAAAAGTTACGATAAAGGATCATTGCGTTCTTCTAAAG ATATCCAATGGTCCCACTTACAAATTCACGTTGAAAGCTACGTCCAGAAGACCTGCCATCGAATTCAGCTTCAATCGCTACGATTTCGGACCTTGCTACATTCAGCAACACAATGCAATCTCCTATTACGCGGAGCTTCGTGTAACAAACTCCGATGATGTAGCTTTTAT AATCGAATGTAAATTCGAAGAACAACCACACCTCTCCATCGACCTAAATTCGATATCAGAAGCGCTGGCTGCGCGCTCTACGATCACCATACCGATCGTTTTTCGACCATTGAAGGAGATTAAGTACCACGAATGTTTGGTGTTCACGATCAACTCGGCAAACGAGAAGAGGATAACGATTATTGGCGAGGGCATCGGctataaa GTTCGTTTGGTGAACCCGCGCGACAAATCGATAGATCTTGGTAACGTTCCCGCTCGCAAGAGCGTCGTAAGGAAGATTCCGGTGATAAACGAAGGTTTGGCACCGCTTGATCTGAGATTCGGGATCATGAAGTATCTAAATGGCTACGACGAGTACCGCGAAAGTCAGAGATATTGTGACCCGTCGGATGACGAGAGCGAAATGGCTCAGGCATCCATTATGGAGACCAAGCGTTCCTGGACTATGGATCAAAGGTTTGCAACCGGTGAACCGAAACTTTTGGACGTTCTGAAGATCGAACCATCGTCGAGCGTGGTTTTGAAGCCGAATAAGAGGGTCAACGTGTTGGTCACTTTTAAATCTCCATCGAGGATGAGATCGTTCGAGATTAAAGTGGCCTTTCAATCGTCTTCCATGATCCTGCCATTGTTTTCGGTGCGTGGAAGTTGCGTAGGAGCGGAGTTTCGATTAAATAGGAACCATATTCCTTTTGGTACTGTAGTTCAGGATTGTACAGAAGAGTCTAAGGTGATATTAACGAACACCGGAGATTTGGGCTCCAG ATTCAAGTGGAACACATCGAAATTGCCGAAAGATTTCCAAATTACTCCTATGTCCGGTTACTGCTCGGCCGGTATGGATGTCAGTTTCACGGTGAAGTTCCAACCCCCTGAGCAGCGTAACTTAATTGAGGGTGAG GCAGTAATGGAGATTGAGAAGTACCAATCTTTGAAGGTTAAAATTAGCGGAGCGTGCTGCAAACTACCTGATCCGATCGAAACGATCGCGTTCGAGTGTTTGGTACGAGGAAGGCAAACTCGATCCGTGGTTATAACGAACGGTTCGAACCATACCTGGAAGTTGAAGGTTGAAGTAACCGGAGATTACTTCTCCGTCGACGAAACGTTGCAAGTTCCTTCGCAGCAATCTGCTCCCTGTATTGTCACATATTCACCGCTGGTCATGAACTCTGAAAACACTTTGCATATG GGAACGCTGGTGCTGAAATCCCAGGACGAAAacttatatttgttatattttcttcgtggCAGAAGCTTGCCACCTGAAGTTACGGAGAAGATAAGCCGTCAATTCCCCGCGAAAACACGGTATACCGAACTGTTGCCTGTTCACAACTGGTTAAATACGCAACAGCGATTCAAATGTAAGATCGAATTGTTAACAAACGATGACACGCAACTACAG ATTCCTCTATATAGCTTCGTAGGTAACGAAAGAATCGACGTTCCACCGAACAGTCAGCGAGATTACCGAGCAGTGTTTTATTGCTACGAGAAAtggaacttttatttcaaa GTAACATTCACCAACGTGGAGAAAGAATATCAATTCTACGAGATAGAGTACGAAGTAACAGAACCGGAAGTGATCGAATCGATCAAGTTGGCAACCCCTGCCCGATCCCAGATTTGTTACGCTTTGAAACTGGAGAATCCCCTCGAACGTGAAACGATCAAATTTACAGCAGAGTGTCTTCATCCATTTGTCACTGTTACCAAAGTGTCAAAGATCGTGCAACCACTATCGCAC GAgtatattactataatatatcatCCAACGATGCCATTCATCACCGACGTTGTCATGTTAAATGTTGATTCCGAAAAGCTGGGCCGATTTCCATACGAATTGCGATTGAAGGCCAGTCCTGCTCCTCCAGAGAAAACCACGCGTGTCAATGCGGCTTTGGGAAGCAATTACGCGTTCTCGCTTCctgtgaaaaatttcactcgCGAGAATGCCATATTTTTGATACAC GTAGATAGTGAGTGTTTCGCGTGTCCGAAAAATATTCGAGTGAGTGAACTAAGCGAGGGTATAATCGACGTAATTTACGAGCCGTACGATGTTGAAAATGCCGCTGCCACGTTGATAGCATCTTCAGACACTGCCGGAGAATTTAT CTTCCCTCTGATCGGTTCTTGCACCTTGCCGAAGCCTATGGGTCCTTACGTGATCACTCGAAGCTCTCCCgcttttatatctttcaaaaATGTCTTCAGAGAAGCAAAGACCTTTGATTTTATCGTCGACGTTGCCGAAATCTTCACAGTGAACACTGCGTCAACCACATTAGATTCCAAACAg AGTATCGACGTTAAAGTGGGTATCCGGGAGAATGAGTTAGAAGAAGAGGACtttacagaagaaaaatatcccGTTACCGGAAAGCTAATGGCGTATTGCACTGATCATGCTTTTTCTCATATAAATTGGGTGTATTACTTAAGAGCAGTTTTTGAATGA